The Methylocystis sp. ATCC 49242 region TTCGAGCAGTTTGGGCGTGAGTTCGGTGAGGCGCTCGCGCGCAACCGTCGAACGCGTTGCGGCATAGCGGCCGAAGTGCCAGCCGCGGATCGTCGCGGTGACGGTCTTCGGATTCGCGAAGCCCATATTGGCGAGCGTCTCGATCGTGCCCGGATCGTCGTCGTCTCCCGTGAAGACGAGATTGCCGGTCTCGGAAGTAAGCTCCGGCGCGCTTTCGAAGAGGCGCGCATAGTGTCCCTGCACGATGTCCAGCCGCTTCAGCAACGCCTCGGCGAAATCGGCGTAGCCGGCGAATCCCATCATGCGTCCGATGTTGGCGACGCCTTCTTCCGTGTCGGGAAGCGTATGCTTCTGCTCGTCCGCGACCATCTGGATGCGATGTTCGACGTCGCGCAGGAAGAGATAGGCCTCGCGCAATTCGTCACGCGCCCGCGCCTCCACCCAGCCGCTGTCGACAAGCTGATCGAGCATGGGAAGCGTCGCGCGCCCGCGCAGGCTCTTGTCGCGCCCGCCGGTGATGAGCTGCTGCGTCTGCGTGAAGAATTCGATCTCTCGAATGCCGCCGCGGCCGAGTTTTATGTTGTGGCCGACGACGGCGATCTTCCCATGGCCCTTGTGGGTGTGGATCTGCCGCTTGATCGAATGAACGTCGGCGATGGCCGCGAAGTCGAAATATTTGCGCCATACGAAAGGCGCGAGCTCCTTGAGAAACTCTTCGCCCGCGAAAATATCGCCCGCGACGGGCCGCGCCTTGATGAAAGCCGCGCGCTCCCAGTTCTGGCCCATGCTTTCGTAGTAACTGAGCGCCGCCTCCAACGGGATTGCGATTGGCGTCGCGCCGGGATCGGGGCGCAGGCGCAGATCGGTGCGGAACACGTAGCCGTCGCTCGTGCGCTCGCTCATGATCTTGACGATGCGCTTCGTCATTTTCACGAAGAAATCGACGTCCTCTGAGGGGTCGGCGAGCCGCGCGCGCGAGCGGTCGAAGAAGACGACGAGGTCGATGTCGGAGGAATAATTGAGTTCGTAGGCGCCGCCTTTGCCCATGCCCAGAAAGATCCAGCCGGAGCCGCGCTCCGGATCGCGTATGTCGGCGAGTTCGATCTTGCCGGCGAGAGAGGCTGCGCGCAGCGTGAAGCGGACGGCGGCGGAAAGCGTGGCGTCGGCGATGCGGGTGAGCGCCTCGGTCGCCTGCAGCGTCTCCCAGACCTTGGAGAGATCGGCGATGGCGATGACGAGCGCCGCCTCCTGCTTGACGAGCCGTAATTCGCGCATCAACGCCGCTTCATCGTCGGTCTCTATCGCCCGCGTCGCCTCGATGAGTTGCGCAACGCGCTGCGCCGGATCGCAGGTCAACGCGGCGGCGAGGCGAGCCGGATCGCGCGTTGCGAGATCGGTAAGATAGGGCGAGGAGCCAAACACGCCGAAAAGCAGGTCGCGCGCTTTCGGGCGCTCCGCCATGACCGCCGCCAGCGCGCCCCCAGCGACGGCGTCCTTCTCCAGCGCCCGTTCGAGCCCCTTCTGCGCCCTTTCGGGGTCGGCAGGGTCGATGATGACTTTCGCGCGGTCGATGAGGGAGGCGGCGTCGGGCGTCAAAAGGCGTTTCCTTGCTTGGCCGTCTAGGCGGCTGCTGCGCTACGGTATAATCCGGCTGGCCCGGTAAATCAGCCCCAGACGTCAGGGACCGTTCATGTCGAAGAAGGATGTCGCCGCTTGTCTCGCCCGTATCGCCGACGCCCTCGAGCGCCTCGCGCCGCCCGCGCCGCCGCCCCCGGATTTCTCCGCCGCGGAGGCTTTCGTCTGGCGCGCGGCGGGCGGGGCGTTTCATCCGGTGCCCCGCGTCAATCGCGTCGACATTGACCTTTTGGAGGGGATCGACCTCCAGCGCGACATTCTTTTCGTCAACACCAGCCGCTTCGCGAAAGGGTTGCCCGCCAACAATGCGTTGCTGTGGGGCGCGCGGGGCATGGGCAAGTCGTCGCTGGTGAAATCCGTGCATGGCGCTCTGGCCGGGGAGGGGCGCCTCAAGCTCGTCGAAATCCATCGCGAGGACATCGAGGCGCTGCCGGACCTCCTCGGCGCCTTGGCTGGCGCGCCGTTCCAGTTCATCGTCTTTTGCGACGATCTTTCCTTCGACGGGCCGGAGACGAGCTACAAGGCGCTGAAAACCGCGCTCGAGGGCGGCGTGGAGGGGCGGCCGAAAAACGTGCTCTTCTACGCCACCTCCAACCGCCGCCACCTCATGCCGCGCGACATGATGGAGAATGAGGCGGCGACGGCGATCAACCCCGGCGAGGTCATCGAGGAGAAGGTCTCGCTCTCCGATCGTTTCGGCCTTTGGATCGGCTTCCACAATTGCAGTCAGGACGATTATCTCGCCATGGTCTTCGGCTACGCCCGCCATTACGGGCTGGACGCGCCCGAGGCGACCATCCGCGCCGAGGCGCTCGAATGGTCCATGACGCGCGGCGCCCGCTCGGGGCGCGTGGCGTGGCAATATGTGCTCGATCTGGCCGGGCGATTGGGAAAGACGCTTTAGAGGGAGGCGCGCAATGATCAGGTGGGGCGTTCTGCTGGCCTTGGCCGCCGTCGCGACTCTCCTCATCTGGCTACTCGTCCCGAAAGACGAAAAAGAACGCCTGGCGCCGATCGAGGGCCGTGCCCGCGGCGATCTGCTGGAGGCCTGCAATCAGGCCGCCGCAGCTGCGGGCCGCCCCGAGCGCTTCTCGCCCGCAGACGTGACGACGCGGGTCGAAGAGGTTGGCGCGCAGGGCGGCGTCGTCGCGCTCGTGTCGGTTCTGGAGGCGCGACGCGGCGGCCTGATCTGCCGATGGAACGGCGCCGATGCGGCGACGATCAGATCGGCCGACTGAGCCGCGCCTTTCCCGCCCTTTATTGGGCCGGGTGCGAATGGTCCGCGTCATGCGGCGGCACGGGCATCAGCGATCCCTTGCCCTCGGGCAGCGAGGCCGGCAGCAGCTCGAAGTTCAGGAGCACGACGGGAACCGATCCCGCGTTGCTCGATTCATGTGTCATGGCGCCTGTCTCGGTGAAGCAGTCGCCGGGCTTGTAGACGGTCGTCTTGCCGCCGATCTCATAGGTCAGTTCGCCGGAGGTGATGCAACGCAGGCCCGGACCGATGTGATGATGCGCATGCATGTAGCCCGCAGGGTCCATGCTCACTTCCGTCACCCGGATGCGATATTTGCCGTTGAGTTCGGAGAGATGTCCGAGGTCGGCGAGTTCCGCTTTCACCTTGGCGTGAAAGCCCTTGAGGTCGACGCCATCGGCGCGGGCGGCCCCCGCCGCAAACAGGCAGGCGATGGCGATGGCGGATTTCTTCAGCATTGGGCGCTCCCTTGTTCGTTACCCATTGCGGTCGAGCTTATCTCGCCACGGGAGCGCGGCAAGAGAGGAAGTCACATGGCGTGGGTCAGACCGTCTTCCCCTTGAAGCGGCAAAGATCGTTGATCAGGCAACGCGGACATTCCGGCTTGCGCGCCTTGCACACATAGCGCCCGTGCAGGATCAGCCAATGATGGGCGTGCAGGAGATATTCCTCCGGCACGATGGACTCCAGGCCCGCCTCGACCGCCTCGGGCGTCGCGCCTTTCGCGAGCGGAAGGCGGTTGGAGACGCGAAAGATATGCGTGTCCACCGCGATCACCGGCTGGTGATAGGCGATGTTGAGCACGACATTCGCCGTCTTTCGGCCCACGCCGGGAAGCGCCGTCAGCTCCTCGCGCGTGCGCGGCACGTCGCCGCCATGGCGCTCGATGAGCAGCTGCGACAGGGCGACGACATTCTTCGCCTTGGAGCGAAACAGCCCGATCGTCTTGATCGCTTCGCGCACCCGGTCCTCGCCGAGCGCGACCATTTTTTCCGCAGTGTCGGCCATGGCGAAAAGCGCGGGCGTCGCCTTGTTGACGCCGGCGTCCGTCGCCTGCGCGGAGAGCACGACGGCGACGAGCAGGATGAACGGATTCGTATAGTAAAGCTCGCCCTTGGGCTCCGGATTGGCCTCGCGCAGCCGGGCAAAAATCGCCTCGACGCGCGCGGCCTCGGCCGCCGGTAGCCGCCGCCGCGCCGCGCGTTTTCGATTTTGGGTGGTTTTTACCGCCATTGGCGCGTTATATCTTTGTCTTCGCAGAGGCGAAAGCGCTGGGCAGCAGGGATGTCCGACCCGTTCGAGCGAAAAATCTATGAAGCGCGGCTTTCGCCGCATCGCTCGATGACGCCGCGCGCCTTCTATCTGTTCATCGTCGTCTATTGCGTCGCGCAACTCGTTTTCGCGCTGCCCTTTCTCTTCATGGGCGCCTGGCCGGTCGCGGGCTTCATGGGGCTCGACGCGCTGGCGCTCTATATCGCCTTCCGAATCAGCTTTCGCTCCGCCGGCGCCTATGAGACGCTCGACCTGACCGCGCTGGAGCTGGTTTTCGCGCGGGTGGACGTCGGCGGGCGGCGGCGCGAGTGGCGATTCAACCCATCGTGGGTGCGGCTGCAGCAGGATGTGCACGAGGAGTTCGGCACGCAGAGCGTGGCGCTGGTTTCGCGCGGGGAGATCGTCGAAATCGGCGCCTTTCTCGGCCCTGAGCAGAAAGCCGAACTCGCCCGCGATCTCGATCGCGCCCTGGCGACCGCGAGACGCGGACCCCTCTTCGAATAGTCACGGTTCGGCGCGCTGGCTCATCACGTCATCGGCCTGGCGCATCAGGCGCTGCTCATGTTGCTTGTAATAACGCCAAAGCAGGAATAGCCCGACGAGAAGCGCAATGCCCGCCGTCGTCGTGATCGAGCCTTCGACCTTCTGGAAGCTGGCGGTGAGAGAAAAGGCGCCGAAACCGAAGACCGCCGCCCACACGACGCCGCCCGTCGCATTGTAGAACATGAAGCGTCCCGGCGGCACGCGATTGGCGCCGGCCAGCAGCGCAGCCAGGATTCGCAGGATCGAGATGAAGCGGCCGAAGAAAACGATCGCCCCGCCCCATTTGTAGAAGAGATATTGGCCGAGCCGCAGCTTCTCCGGCCCGAGGCCGATGCGGCGTCCATGGCGCTCCAGCATCTTCACGCCGAAATTTCGCCCGATCCAGTAACCGACGTTGTCTCCGACGATGGCGCCCGCCGCGGCGGCGAAAACGATCGTCTCGATCGACATGGCGCCCGACAGGCGCGCATAGATCGCCGCGCCCACGAGCATGGTCTCGCCCGGTAACGGCAGGCCCGCGCTCTCCATCGCGACGATGACGAAAATCGCCCAATAGCCATAGGTGGAGAGAATTGCGGCGATCTGCGCCTGATCGAGAAGATGCGTCATGTTTTCCGGGTCGATGGAGCGTATCGCGAAGATATAGGCCCAAAAAAGGAAAAAGCGACATCGTTGACGACGCCGCTTTTGTTGGGTTCGCGGTTGCGCGCCCGTTCAGTGGAGCTGATGCATTCCTTTGCAGCTCACGCCGACGACATAGGGGCGCCCCATGGACGCCTCGTCATCGAAAAAAAGCGCGCTATCTTCCAATGCCGGTTCGAGAACAGCGCGCAGCCCATGGAGCAGGGGCTGATCAGCGCCAGAGATTTTTTCGCGAAGGGCTTCAAAAGCCGAATCGTCAGCTCGGCGCGCGAATTCGCGAACGACGATGACGACGAATCTGCCAACTTCCACACCCTTCTCATGGGCAGCGACGCGGACCCGTTCGGCGAAGCGGCCACCGATGCACGAAAGCGCCGCCTTGGCGACCATTTCGTTGGAACAGGAATGGATCAGATCCGCGATCACCATGGCGACCTCCGCTTTCCTTGTTGTTCCAGCCCTTCGTCTTTTATCTTCGTCCCGGCGCCGCCCTCGGCAGTCGTCGGGCGATTCCATTCTGGATTGTAAAACTTCAACATGAACCTTGCATGTATGGAGATCGTCAGATCTGCCAACGATCCCTCGAATTTCTATTATGGTGAACGACTCGCCGCGAGAATTCTTCACCGCGGCTTTGCCCTGACGCGCCGTCAAGGAGCGCATCATCACGGCCCGCTTTACGTCTCGCCTGTGACAGAAAGACGACCAGCGTTGACTCCCGTATCGACGCGCCTCGAACTCAACGCGCGCATCATTACAGAGCCGCTCATGGGTAAACGCGCGACTTCGATAGAAGTTTCCGCGCTTTCAAAAAATTCGTTGCTGCGCCCGCTCACATGCCTGTGCGACGCAAAAGCATGGTGCAGCGCGGCACCAACGCCGCGCGCAAATCTCACCACACGCCAATATTCGGCGCCGAGGCCCAGGGCTCAGCGGGCGATAGCGACTTTCCGTTTTGCAGAAGCTCGATGGAGATATTATCGGGCGTGCGCACAAAGGCCATGTGCCCGTCGCGCGGCGGCCGGTTGATTGTCACGCCGGCCGCTTGCAGTCTCGAGCAGACTTCGTAGATGTCGTCTACGGCAAAAGCGAGATGGCCGAAATTGCGCCCGCCGCCATATTCGTGCTCGTCCCAGTTATAGGTCAGTTCGATCAATGGCGCGTCGGTCTCGCGCGCGTGGTCGGCGTCGGCGGGCGCCGCGAGATAGACCAGAGTGTAGCGGCCCTTCTCGTTCTCCATGCGGCGGATTTCCTTCAGGCCGAGAATGTCGCAGAAAAAATGCAGCGAACGGTCAAGATCGCCGACCCGTATCATTGTATGCAGGAACTTCATCATGGGTCTCCGGTTGAAGCGGCGCATCATAGCATTTTCGCAGCGCTCCGCGCCGGGGTTCGCGCGGTTTGCGTCGGCGGGCCGGCCTTGCTAGGTCATGCGGCATGAGCCCCAGCCTGCGGCCAGATGAGGCCATTCCATGACAGATATCGCGACAGCGGAGGCGGCCGGGCAGAGCCGCAAGGTCGCCGCCGCCAAGGCCTCGATCGCGGCGAGCGCGCTGCTGGCGAGCGCCAAGCTTGCCGCCGGCCTGTGGTCGGGCTCGCTGGCGCTGCTCTCCGAGGCCGGCCACGCCTTCGTCGACACGGGCGCCACCGTGCTGACCTATTTTGCGGTGCGGGAGGCGGAGAAGCCCGCCGACGCCGAGCATCACTATGGACATGGCAAATACGAGGCGCTGGCCGCGCTCGTCGAGACCGGATTTCTCTTCGGCCTCGCCCTGCTCGTCGTCGGCGAGGCGATCCGCCGCCTGGGCGAAGCGCATGTCGAGATCGACGCCGGCTGGCCGGTATTTGGCGTGCTCGGCGTTTCCATCCTCGTCGATTTCGTTCGTTCGCGCCAACTGGGCGCGATTGCGCAAGAGGAGCGCAGCGACGCGCTCGCCGCCGATGCATTGCATTTCGCGAGCGACCTGCTGTCGTCGATCCTCGTGCTTCTCGGGATCGTCGCCACCCATTTCGGATTCATGCAGGGCGACGCGATCGCCTCCTTCGGCGTCGCGGCCTTCATTTCCGTCGCCGGTTATCGACTTGGCCGTCGCACCATCAGCACGCTACTGGACGCGGCGCCGGGCGAACTTGCGTCGGAGATCGAAAAGGCGATTTCCGAAGCGCCGGGCGTCATATCTCTGGACGAACTGCGACTGCGCACTGTCGGGGCCGATGTGATCGGCGAAGCGACGATCGGCGTCGCGCGCGGCTTGCGCGTCGAGCAGGCGGCGCGCATCAAGGAGGCGGTCGGCGCAGCAATCGCTTCCGTCGCGCCGCAGGCGCGCGTCACCCTTGCGCTCGAAGCGCGCGCGCTCGATGACGAAACGGTTGTGGAGCGCACAATGCTCGTCGCCGCGCGGCGGCATCTTTCCGCGCATCACATCATCGCGCAACAGATCGGCGACCGATTGTCGATCGGCCTCGACATCGAACTCGACGGCGCCATGCCGATCAGCCGCGCGCACGCGATCGCCACCGATTTCGAGCGCGCGATCCGTGACGAATTCGGCGCCGACGTCGAGATCGAGACTCACATCGATCCGCTCGCGCCGCATGTGCTGACCGGCCGCGACGTCGTCCCATCCGTCGTCGCGGAGATCGAGGCCGCGCTTGTGCGCAGCAGTGAGGCGGTCGGCTATATCGCCGACGTGCACGACGTGCGTGTGCGCGACACTTCCGGCGGATGGGTCGTCAAATATCATTGCCGCGTCGACCCGACCGAATCTGTCGAGACGGTTCACACGGCGGTCGATGAAATCGAGCGGCGCATGCGCGACGCATATCCGGCGATCCTGCGGATCGTCGGCCATGCGGAGCCCTACGACCACTAGGCGCGTTCAGGAAAAAGCGTATGCGGTTTTTTGTCCGAACGCGCCACACAACATGAAGCGAAAGCAAATTCGGGGAATTTGCTTCAAGCGCGTCTGCGCGAAGGAGGAGCCAT contains the following coding sequences:
- a CDS encoding bifunctional [glutamine synthetase] adenylyltransferase/[glutamine synthetase]-adenylyl-L-tyrosine phosphorylase encodes the protein MTPDAASLIDRAKVIIDPADPERAQKGLERALEKDAVAGGALAAVMAERPKARDLLFGVFGSSPYLTDLATRDPARLAAALTCDPAQRVAQLIEATRAIETDDEAALMRELRLVKQEAALVIAIADLSKVWETLQATEALTRIADATLSAAVRFTLRAASLAGKIELADIRDPERGSGWIFLGMGKGGAYELNYSSDIDLVVFFDRSRARLADPSEDVDFFVKMTKRIVKIMSERTSDGYVFRTDLRLRPDPGATPIAIPLEAALSYYESMGQNWERAAFIKARPVAGDIFAGEEFLKELAPFVWRKYFDFAAIADVHSIKRQIHTHKGHGKIAVVGHNIKLGRGGIREIEFFTQTQQLITGGRDKSLRGRATLPMLDQLVDSGWVEARARDELREAYLFLRDVEHRIQMVADEQKHTLPDTEEGVANIGRMMGFAGYADFAEALLKRLDIVQGHYARLFESAPELTSETGNLVFTGDDDDPGTIETLANMGFANPKTVTATIRGWHFGRYAATRSTVARERLTELTPKLLEALAATENADQAFLAFDKLISKLPAGVQLFSLLVSQPRLLNLLAAITGSAPKLSQTISRRPRVLDALMEPAFFETVPTQAELEQRLAAQFGEASSYEDALDRARIFGQEQKFLIGVRVLTGSVSVAEAGQAYTRLAETLISGLFQRVCEEFEKAHGRIEGGAAAVVAMGKLGGREMTAASDLDLMLLYDADPLAESVGGERSVSTPQYYARLTQRLITALSAPTAEGLLYETDFRLRPSGNKGPIAVSLRAFADYQENEAWTWEHMALTRARALSGPADFSVRVEEAIRTALTLPRSPEKLKSDVLAMRRLIEKEKGSTSPWEVKQVAGGLIDIEFLAQYLMLLHGRQHPEVFSTTTPDALQKLRDAALLDAGAAEALIAAYRLYQGLMQLLRLAVDDAFRPADAPRGLAELLLRVGDSPNLSHLEALLGETEKKTREIFVNIVGPVRGAQLSGGRELSETPPRA
- a CDS encoding ATP-binding protein produces the protein MSKKDVAACLARIADALERLAPPAPPPPDFSAAEAFVWRAAGGAFHPVPRVNRVDIDLLEGIDLQRDILFVNTSRFAKGLPANNALLWGARGMGKSSLVKSVHGALAGEGRLKLVEIHREDIEALPDLLGALAGAPFQFIVFCDDLSFDGPETSYKALKTALEGGVEGRPKNVLFYATSNRRHLMPRDMMENEAATAINPGEVIEEKVSLSDRFGLWIGFHNCSQDDYLAMVFGYARHYGLDAPEATIRAEALEWSMTRGARSGRVAWQYVLDLAGRLGKTL
- a CDS encoding cupin domain-containing protein; this encodes MLKKSAIAIACLFAAGAARADGVDLKGFHAKVKAELADLGHLSELNGKYRIRVTEVSMDPAGYMHAHHHIGPGLRCITSGELTYEIGGKTTVYKPGDCFTETGAMTHESSNAGSVPVVLLNFELLPASLPEGKGSLMPVPPHDADHSHPAQ
- the nth gene encoding endonuclease III, producing the protein MAVKTTQNRKRAARRRLPAAEAARVEAIFARLREANPEPKGELYYTNPFILLVAVVLSAQATDAGVNKATPALFAMADTAEKMVALGEDRVREAIKTIGLFRSKAKNVVALSQLLIERHGGDVPRTREELTALPGVGRKTANVVLNIAYHQPVIAVDTHIFRVSNRLPLAKGATPEAVEAGLESIVPEEYLLHAHHWLILHGRYVCKARKPECPRCLINDLCRFKGKTV
- a CDS encoding DUF2244 domain-containing protein, with protein sequence MSDPFERKIYEARLSPHRSMTPRAFYLFIVVYCVAQLVFALPFLFMGAWPVAGFMGLDALALYIAFRISFRSAGAYETLDLTALELVFARVDVGGRRREWRFNPSWVRLQQDVHEEFGTQSVALVSRGEIVEIGAFLGPEQKAELARDLDRALATARRGPLFE
- a CDS encoding DedA family protein, which codes for MTHLLDQAQIAAILSTYGYWAIFVIVAMESAGLPLPGETMLVGAAIYARLSGAMSIETIVFAAAAGAIVGDNVGYWIGRNFGVKMLERHGRRIGLGPEKLRLGQYLFYKWGGAIVFFGRFISILRILAALLAGANRVPPGRFMFYNATGGVVWAAVFGFGAFSLTASFQKVEGSITTTAGIALLVGLFLLWRYYKQHEQRLMRQADDVMSQRAEP
- the gloA gene encoding lactoylglutathione lyase, with protein sequence MKFLHTMIRVGDLDRSLHFFCDILGLKEIRRMENEKGRYTLVYLAAPADADHARETDAPLIELTYNWDEHEYGGGRNFGHLAFAVDDIYEVCSRLQAAGVTINRPPRDGHMAFVRTPDNISIELLQNGKSLSPAEPWASAPNIGVW
- a CDS encoding cation diffusion facilitator family transporter, whose translation is MTDIATAEAAGQSRKVAAAKASIAASALLASAKLAAGLWSGSLALLSEAGHAFVDTGATVLTYFAVREAEKPADAEHHYGHGKYEALAALVETGFLFGLALLVVGEAIRRLGEAHVEIDAGWPVFGVLGVSILVDFVRSRQLGAIAQEERSDALAADALHFASDLLSSILVLLGIVATHFGFMQGDAIASFGVAAFISVAGYRLGRRTISTLLDAAPGELASEIEKAISEAPGVISLDELRLRTVGADVIGEATIGVARGLRVEQAARIKEAVGAAIASVAPQARVTLALEARALDDETVVERTMLVAARRHLSAHHIIAQQIGDRLSIGLDIELDGAMPISRAHAIATDFERAIRDEFGADVEIETHIDPLAPHVLTGRDVVPSVVAEIEAALVRSSEAVGYIADVHDVRVRDTSGGWVVKYHCRVDPTESVETVHTAVDEIERRMRDAYPAILRIVGHAEPYDH